One Cololabis saira isolate AMF1-May2022 chromosome 18, fColSai1.1, whole genome shotgun sequence genomic region harbors:
- the pcare2 gene encoding photoreceptor cilium actin regulator, with product MGCSPSKGRLFSKGPQHALLADPTPKALDCNPVQVEDKSTKNEEKEEEGPLLTKENLAQEAARPQLTSTTTISPKKEDFKETEVNLMTKEVLCDDMESGEIKKMEKPKEDKSKIRSTEKQRQSPVVQTKIEFPPHMLRAHEAAYNFLNPNISKYESLMHLFDQAAQSQLSFQPMMSAFLYCFEEINQALDEMAEEGELMLKEHGDYMALPPGKTGQTVVPSKYGTNTVNPIDPSPDLLRQLLYQSAEKMRLVGGSVKTLGDKTLEEAVDYFSSFSKVLVGRLQAKHAAELRLTQVLVQVERAAIRKSNPEDFALHSEDSGIGGENESLTGSERHRRHRGSAGSGSCGSGLNIRGVYDNVTYNLAGLVGHNEDDEEEDEDDEQDEEEYEDGENDRPERKRSSSSPPDPSQALHHMHPNSILYQKLSAQRLMTATETRMRTLSETQGTKEMARPPILHRTLPRRHSFNIGAHKSPVRASRPPGLLPMLGSQKPKRHCVRRLINTFSQGVDGRPGQSLANIPPHIKRPNKSQILLQCGAVSGNEGVSVVNGNNNNNSWPDGREDLDDDSLPPPPPEVLMDYSFQGDEDQPENEKSQEETVRILPVINRKTGNSQRLKMSLQNVEVLPSKANVRPSSIPIPTAQCVSQESGTDDEKLQPETDTDQETEKEKCFYQQAKKIINLRNAVQPSDEQNPIEPKCTAPTALPAIVGQRRESNDLRESELSSGTLVTAPPVSRVRLPPSCPSVRHRFPSPPVLRPQPTSRPSSRPNSPRNIVRSTDNNVEEIIPSVSFRDARSVFCRNEMQNIQPGPFPPGSAVLPRKWGEGSRGRHQTRETDSPTRRTQSEQRPKCQYGPNSSQGQ from the coding sequence ATGGGGTGCTCTCCGTCAAAAGGAAGACTTTTCTCAAAAGGACCTCAGCATGCTCTGCTGGCCGATCCAACACCGAAGGCCTTGGATTGTAATCCTGTACAGGTGGAAGATAAATCTACAaagaatgaagaaaaagaagaggagggTCCACTACTCACCAAAGAAAACCTTGCACAAGAGGCGGCTCGGCCTCAGCTAACCTCTACCACAACAATCTCCCCCAAAAAAGAGGATTTTAAAGAAACAGAGGTAAATCTAATGACCAAGGAAGTACTCTGTGATGATATGGAATCAGGTGAAATTAAGAAGATGGAGAAACCAAAGGAAGACAAAAGCAAGATAAGATCTACTGAAAAGCAGAGACAGTCTCCTGTGGTCCAAACAAAGATTGAGTTCCCACCACATATGTTGAGAGCTCACGAGGCTGCGTATAACTTTCTTAATCCAAACATCTCCAAATATGAAAGCCTTATGCATCTGTTTGACCAGGCTGCCCAGTCACAGTTGTCTTTCCAGCCCATGATGTCTGCTTTCCTGTACTGCTTTGAGGAGATCAACCAGGCCCTGGATGAGATGGCTGAAGAGGGGGAGCTGATGTTGAAGGAGCATGGGGACTACATGGCCCTGCCCCCTGGGAAGACCGGCCAAACTGTAGTACCATCTAAATATGGTACCAATACAGTAAATCCCATCGATCCAAGTCCGGATCTTTTACGACAACTACTCTATCAATCAGCGGAAAAAATGAGGCTAGTTGGAGGCTCAGTCAAAACACTGGGCGACAAGACACTTGAAGAGGCAGTGGActatttttcttccttctccAAAGTGCTGGTTGGAAGGTTGCAGGCCAAGCACGCAGCAGAGCTTAGGTTGACTCAAGTTCTCGTGCAGGTAGAGAGGGCAGCTATAAGGAAGTCTAATCCAGAGGATTTTGCACTGCACAGTGAAGACAGTGGTATCGGGGGAGAGAATGAGAGTTTGACGGGGTCTGAGAGGCACCGCCGCCACCGGGGAAGTGCCGGATCTGGAAGTTGTGGCTCTGGACTCAACATACGGGGTGTATATGATAATGTCACCTATAATTTAGCTGGCCTGGTGGGGCacaatgaagatgatgaagaggaggatgaggatgacgagcaggatgaagaagagTATGAAGATGGTGAAAATGACAGGCCTGAAAGGAAGAGGTCAagctcctctcctcctgatcCTAGTCAGGCTCTCCATCATATGCATCCAAACTCCATTCTGTATCAGAAGCTGAGTGCCCAACGCCTCATGACTGCAACCGAAACTAGAATGAGAACTTTGTCTGAAACCCAAGGAACAAAAGAGATGGCAAGGCCTCCCATTTTGCATAGAACATTACCAAGACGGCATTCTTTTAACATCGGTGCACATAAAAGTCCAGTGAGAGCAAGTCGGCCACCTGGCTTGTTACCAATGTTAGGAAGCCAAAAACCAAAGCGACACTGTGTCAGAAGGCTCATCAATACTTTTAGCCAAGGAGTTGATGGGAGGCCAGGACAGAGTCTTGCTAATATTCCACCTCATATAAAGAGGCCCAATAAAAGCCAGATTCTTTTACAATGTGGAGCAGTTAGTGGTAATGAAGGGGTTTCAGTCGTCAAtggcaacaataataataacagctgGCCTGATGGCAGGGAGGACCTGGACGACGATAGTCTACCGCCGCCACCCCCTGAGGTTCTAATGGACTATTCCTTCCAGGGCGATGAAGATCAGCCAGAAAATGAGAAGTCGCAGGAAGAGACAGTTCGAATTCTCCCAGTGATAAATCGGAAGACTGGGAACTCCCAGCGACTAAAGATGTCCCTGCAGAATGTGGAAGTTCTGCCAAGCAAAGCCAACGTGAGGCCAAGCTCCATCCCTATCCCAACTGCCCAATGTGTTAGTCAGGAATCTGGCACAGATGATGAAAAGCTGCAACCAGAAACAGATACAGATCAAGAAACCGAGAAGGAGAAGTGCTTCTATCAACAGGCAAAAAAGATAATTAACCTGCGCAATGCAGTACAACCTTCTGATGAACAAAATCCTATTGAACCAAAGTGCACAGCACCTACAGCCCTTCCAGCTATAGTGGGACAGAGACGGGAAAGTAATGACCTGCGCGAGTCTGAGCTTTCCTCTGGCACTCTAGTGACAGCACCACCAGTCTCAAGAGTTCGGCTTCCACCATCATGCCCTTCGGTCCGCCACAGGTTTCCAAGTCCCCCTGTATTAAGACCACAGCCCACCTCTAGGCCCTCCTCTCGCCCCAACTCTCCAAGAAACATCGTACGTTCAACAGATAACAATGTTGAAGAGATAATTCCTTCAGTGTCTTTTCGAGATGCACGCTCAGTCTTTTGTCGGAATGAGATGCAAAACATCCAGCCTGGACCCTTCCCGCCTGGAAGTGCTGTGCTTCCAAGGAAATGGGGAGAGGGCAGTCGGGGGAGGCATCAGACGAGAGAGACGGACAGCCCAACCCGTCGCACCCAGTCAGAACAAAGGCCAAAATGTCAGTATGGCCCCAACTCCAGCCAAGGGCAGTGA